The genome window TGCCCTTCCCGCGTGGCCAGGTCAGGAAGTGGGTAATCCTGAAGATCAGGAGTAATCAGTCGCAACGGCTTCAACCCTCCGATTCTTGTTGGTTCCGCGCCGGCAATCACGGCTGCGAGGCGCTCTCGCAACGTGGTTGCGGGCAATTCCCCGTCCACGTAGAGCACGCTGCGTGCTTTCGGAGCGCTCCATTGTAAGAAGCGACCACCCGTGGCAACTGCATGCGCCATCGCGAGAGCGATAAAGGTCTTCCCCACGCCCCGTTTCGAGTACAGCATCACGAGCCCTTGCGTCGGCAATATAGGGTTAAGGATCATCTCACGTGGAGGCACGTTCATCTGGAGAAGCTCCTCAGCCGAGACGGCCCGAAGACGCCGCTTCGTGGCTACAACTCCTCTGTCGAGCAATTCCCGCAAGCTTCCGAGAATCTTCTCCGGTTCCGCACCCTGCTGGAGCGCCGCGAGTCGAATTGCTTCCCCCGCGTGGGCGTAGCTGCGAAGTAGGGATGCCTGTCGCACCAGCTGCGCGTAGTGCTCGACGTTGGTTAAGCGCGGCACGCCGTCAATCAACTGCGAGACATAAGGCGAGCCTCCTACCGCCTCTAAATCCCCGCGCCGCTCGAGTTCACTAGCGAGCGTGAGAAGGTCAATCGGTTGACCTCCCTCATCCATGGCCACCATGCAACGAAAGACGCGACGATGAGATTCGAGAAAAAAATCTTCTGGCTTCAGCAGCTCGATGGCGGCGTTCAAGGCTGAGTTGTCGAGCAAGATGGCGCCGAGCATGCCCCGCTCAGCGTCAACGTTGTGCGGCAGCGGGCGGTCAGCATGCATCGCCGTCAGCCTTGCCCGCGCCGGTTGGCCGCGTGGCGTGGTCCCGCCGCGCGAAGTTCTCCAGCGCCGCGCACGGGATCAGCACGCGCGAGCCCACCCGTCGCACCACTATTTCCTTTCGTGCGATCAAATAGTCGAGAGTTCTCAGGGAGATGCTCAGCATTGCCGCAGCCTTCCGCCGAGATAGAAGCAACGAATCCACTAGGCCCCCTTGCGTCGCGCCGCTCGCAGCAGCACGCACTGCGACACCAATGGTGCGAGCATTTCGGAATCGAGTCGAGGAAAGCACTGACCACGCACGCAGCTACTTGGTCAGTGCTTTCCTCCGGCGGGAGAGGCGGGCCACACGGGCCGTCGAGGCAGGATCGGATTCGGGGTCACCTTTCCCGATGAGCTCCCAAACAGAAGTGACCATATAGGCAGCTTTTCCCTGGGGCGCACCCTGCTCTTGGAGGTGTTCCACCATCAAGCGGGTGACTGTGGTTTTGAGTGACTCGCGGTGGGGCGGATTAACGGTCGGGCCGGGTTTCCACCCCATTCTGGAAAAGAGTCGTTTTGCCCTGCGCCACTCCGGGGTACCCCTTTGCTGTTCCTGGTCGCGGACGAGCATATAGCCGCTCAGATAGTCTGCAAATCGGTGTGCCAGGGCATCCGCCACGCCGACTTTTATGAGCTCTCCGCGAAGGTCTTCCCACCAAGACACATGTTGGCGCTCAACTAGATGCGACCCGGCAACGCCTTGCAACTCTTCAATCTCCCGTTTCTCTGCTCGGGTCCGTGCCGCGTTTATTTCTTGCTGCGATGGGAAGCGAACCCACGGGCGAAAGGGATGGCGTTGTGCGCGGAGGATCCTTTGGGCCGCGGCACTCGCTATGCAGGCTGCCGGGTCGGCAGCGAACCAGTGTCGAACGTCGTATTCGTTCAGTCCACGTCGTGGTTCAAGCTTCTGCTCTGTGGCAACGACGCTGCGCAGCCATTTGATCTCCTCAAGATCGATCACGTTGTATTCCCGCCTTTTGGACCTACGCTCCATGGGATGGCGATGAAGTTGCTCGATTGCCTTCCTCACGAACTCGGTCAAGCGTATGTCTCCGTAGTACTTCCGGGTAAGGTCTTCGTAGGAAGGGCGTTTGCGTTCCGCCGCCTCGAACCATTGCTTTCCGCTTTGCTGGTCAGATTTCAACTCTAACACACGGCCGGGAGGAGACATCTCCCACTCCATCCAGGCGTTACGTAGCCGCGGGTCGTCGAGTTCCTCCGGTTTTAGCTTGCTGAGAAGTTTGCAGCAGGATTTCGCCTTGGAGTCCTTTCTGGGCGGCCTTTTTCTTACGTTCGGACGTTT of Candidatus Acidiferrales bacterium contains these proteins:
- a CDS encoding DnaB-like helicase N-terminal domain-containing protein — protein: MHADRPLPHNVDAERGMLGAILLDNSALNAAIELLKPEDFFLESHRRVFRCMVAMDEGGQPIDLLTLASELERRGDLEAVGGSPYVSQLIDGVPRLTNVEHYAQLVRQASLLRSYAHAGEAIRLAALQQGAEPEKILGSLRELLDRGVVATKRRLRAVSAEELLQMNVPPREMILNPILPTQGLVMLYSKRGVGKTFIALAMAHAVATGGRFLQWSAPKARSVLYVDGELPATTLRERLAAVIAGAEPTRIGGLKPLRLITPDLQDYPLPDLATREG
- a CDS encoding helix-turn-helix domain-containing protein, translated to MLSSTRFRNARTIGVAVRAAASGATQGGLVDSLLLSRRKAAAMLSISLRTLDYLIARKEIVVRRVGSRVLIPCAALENFARRDHATRPTGAGKADGDAC